The Pseudomonas extremaustralis genome contains a region encoding:
- a CDS encoding terminase large subunit, which yields MAARRRTRGEKVIAFIEKYCRVPEGQHVGKALVLDQFQKDFILAVYDNPAGTSTAYLSIARKNGKTGLIAGILLAHIVGPEAVQNSQIVSGAMSREQAGLVFKLAVKMIQLNPELQSLIHIVPSSKTLIGTPLNVEYRALSAEGKTAHGLSPILAILDEIGQVRGPQSDFIDAITTAQGAHAAPLLIAISTQAAQDSDLFSIWLDDAEKSQDPHIVSHVYQAPKDCKVTDPTGWKAANPALGSFRSLADLEKQAERANRMPASENTFRNLCLNQRVSTVSVFVSKGVWVSCGDDPDSPDGMDLYGGLDLSFRTDLTAFVVIGKRDGNWNVWPFFWTPEQGLAERAKRDREAYEVWAREGLLLTTPGATVDYAYVAADIARILAELGGDIQAIAFDRYRIDLFKRDAEAQGVTLPLVEYGQGYKDMTPAIDALESELLNGRLSHGMHPVLTMCASNAVIQKDPAGNRKFAKDKATGRIDGMSALAMAFGATLGAPEEVKGDIDHYLKNGFSGLL from the coding sequence ATGGCTGCCCGGCGCAGAACGCGCGGCGAGAAGGTCATCGCATTCATCGAGAAATATTGCCGCGTGCCAGAGGGGCAGCACGTCGGCAAGGCTCTGGTGCTGGACCAGTTCCAGAAGGACTTCATCCTCGCGGTATACGACAACCCGGCAGGAACCAGCACCGCCTACCTCAGCATCGCTCGGAAGAATGGCAAGACAGGATTAATCGCCGGCATCCTGCTGGCACATATTGTCGGGCCGGAGGCGGTGCAGAATTCACAGATCGTTTCCGGCGCCATGAGTCGAGAGCAGGCCGGCCTGGTGTTCAAGCTGGCGGTGAAGATGATCCAGCTCAACCCTGAGCTGCAATCGTTGATCCACATCGTGCCGAGCAGCAAGACGTTGATTGGCACGCCGTTGAACGTTGAGTACCGCGCGCTTTCCGCCGAAGGGAAAACCGCACACGGGCTGTCTCCGATCCTGGCCATCCTCGATGAGATTGGTCAGGTGCGCGGCCCGCAAAGCGATTTCATTGACGCGATCACCACGGCTCAGGGTGCTCACGCTGCGCCGCTACTGATTGCGATCAGTACTCAGGCCGCACAGGACAGTGACCTTTTCAGCATCTGGCTCGACGACGCGGAGAAGTCTCAAGACCCGCACATCGTCAGCCATGTTTACCAGGCGCCGAAGGACTGCAAGGTCACTGACCCTACTGGATGGAAGGCTGCAAACCCGGCGCTTGGATCATTCCGGTCGCTGGCAGACCTGGAGAAGCAGGCCGAGCGCGCTAATCGGATGCCAGCGTCGGAGAACACGTTCCGAAACCTCTGCCTGAATCAGCGGGTGTCGACAGTTTCCGTCTTCGTCTCGAAAGGTGTTTGGGTCAGCTGCGGCGATGATCCGGATAGCCCGGATGGCATGGACCTGTACGGCGGCCTTGACCTCTCGTTCAGGACTGACCTCACGGCCTTCGTCGTCATCGGCAAGCGCGACGGTAATTGGAACGTATGGCCGTTCTTCTGGACGCCTGAACAGGGCCTCGCCGAGCGCGCCAAGCGTGACCGAGAGGCATACGAGGTGTGGGCACGCGAAGGCCTGCTACTGACCACTCCAGGGGCGACCGTGGACTACGCCTATGTTGCTGCTGACATTGCTCGAATTCTTGCCGAGCTCGGTGGCGACATCCAGGCTATTGCGTTCGACCGATATCGGATCGACCTCTTCAAGCGGGACGCCGAGGCTCAGGGCGTAACGCTGCCTCTGGTCGAGTACGGCCAAGGCTACAAGGACATGACCCCGGCCATCGATGCGTTGGAGTCGGAGCTGCTCAACGGAAGGCTAAGCCACGGTATGCACCCGGTGCTGACCATGTGCGCATCAAATGCGGTGATCCAGAAAGACCCGGCGGGTAACCGCAAGTTTGCAAAGGACAAAGCCACCGGCCGCATCGATGGGATGTCTGCCTTGGCAATGGCGTTCGGCGCAACTCTTGGCGCTCCCGAAGAGGTCAAGGGCGACATCGACCACTATCTCAAAAACGGATTCTCCGGACTTCTATAG
- a CDS encoding DUF3168 domain-containing protein: protein MADPSVALQEALFARLEAEVSCPICDGAPMDTDMPYVSIDREISTNITPIAGRKREQRLIYLSVWSDAHGQAEVKRIIGEVMAALDERRLPLEVGRAVSVRVEQADAQRDADGVTYHGSITVRVITTH from the coding sequence ATGGCTGATCCGTCTGTTGCGCTGCAGGAGGCGCTGTTCGCCAGGCTGGAGGCCGAGGTGTCTTGCCCGATCTGCGACGGCGCGCCCATGGACACGGATATGCCCTATGTTTCGATTGATAGGGAGATATCCACCAACATCACACCCATCGCCGGCAGGAAGCGCGAGCAGCGCCTGATTTACCTGTCGGTTTGGTCGGACGCTCACGGCCAGGCCGAGGTGAAACGCATCATCGGCGAGGTTATGGCTGCCCTGGACGAGCGCCGGTTGCCGTTGGAAGTTGGCCGGGCAGTTTCGGTCCGGGTCGAGCAAGCCGACGCACAGCGCGATGCTGACGGCGTCACGTACCATGGATCAATCACGGTCCGCGTTATCACCACACACTAA
- a CDS encoding phage holin, lambda family, producing MAPMPEKDPNLWAAAFAWLAAHQPQLYASGLSVLIAILRVVYGGGTRRQMILEGALCGLITLALVPLLEWMGLPQGMATFAGGAVGFVGVEKLRDYSDRFIGRKADSL from the coding sequence ATGGCTCCCATGCCCGAAAAAGACCCTAACTTGTGGGCCGCTGCATTTGCCTGGCTTGCAGCGCACCAGCCGCAACTCTATGCCTCTGGCTTATCGGTGCTCATTGCCATCCTGCGGGTTGTGTATGGCGGCGGCACTCGTCGCCAGATGATCCTTGAGGGTGCCCTGTGCGGGCTGATTACCCTGGCTCTGGTGCCGCTACTGGAGTGGATGGGGCTACCTCAGGGCATGGCTACCTTCGCCGGTGGTGCGGTTGGGTTCGTAGGTGTTGAGAAGCTGCGCGACTACTCAGACAGGTTTATTGGTCGCAAGGCTGACTCGCTGTAA
- a CDS encoding phage major capsid protein: protein MTADVKEIREALEKQLSEGFGGLQQKYDHVSAELEKGNAATKDIKSQIENQKGEIERVIEQVQKLEEKGVRLRSPGGEQKGFIDFVKGNDDYKALLDKKQDRAEIEVTKSAMATMSEVKVTSAGLVAPQYDPVIQDKPRQNLVIQDLIPSTPVTGTSFTYFKELLHTLGAGMVGEGEAKPSSDVTFEEATDTIKKIAVWMPVTDEALDDVPQLYSYIQELLRYDLKLKKEGQILKGDGIGKNMNGIMTQATAFNAALSKANDTAIDTVRRALYQVGKQSKRSADAVVMTDLDWMNIELEKDAQNRYLFANLQGLVTPILWGRPVVASDSMDEGDGSTTGGEFLTGSFAQGARIYDRMAFTIKVGMINDDFIKNKRAILVEERLGLAVRRPYAFVKGRFKPQA, encoded by the coding sequence ATGACCGCTGATGTTAAAGAAATTCGCGAAGCCCTGGAAAAACAACTCTCCGAGGGCTTCGGTGGGCTGCAACAAAAATATGACCATGTCTCGGCGGAGCTCGAAAAGGGCAACGCTGCAACCAAGGACATCAAGTCTCAGATCGAAAACCAAAAGGGTGAGATCGAGCGCGTCATCGAGCAGGTGCAGAAGCTCGAAGAAAAGGGTGTTCGTCTGCGTTCCCCGGGTGGCGAGCAGAAGGGCTTCATCGACTTCGTCAAAGGCAACGACGATTACAAAGCGCTGCTCGACAAGAAGCAGGACCGCGCCGAAATCGAAGTTACCAAGTCGGCGATGGCGACCATGTCCGAGGTCAAGGTGACCAGCGCCGGCCTGGTAGCGCCTCAGTACGATCCAGTCATTCAGGACAAGCCACGGCAGAACCTGGTGATTCAAGACTTGATCCCTTCGACGCCGGTCACCGGAACCTCCTTCACTTACTTCAAGGAACTGCTCCACACCCTGGGCGCAGGCATGGTCGGTGAAGGTGAGGCGAAGCCTTCCAGCGACGTGACTTTCGAAGAAGCCACCGACACCATCAAGAAGATCGCTGTTTGGATGCCGGTAACCGACGAGGCACTGGACGACGTGCCGCAGCTCTACAGCTACATTCAGGAGCTGCTGCGCTACGACCTGAAGCTGAAGAAGGAAGGCCAAATCCTCAAGGGCGACGGTATCGGCAAGAACATGAATGGCATCATGACTCAGGCGACAGCGTTCAACGCGGCGCTGAGCAAGGCGAATGATACGGCTATCGACACTGTCCGCCGCGCCCTTTATCAGGTTGGCAAGCAATCGAAGCGTTCGGCTGATGCCGTGGTGATGACTGATCTGGACTGGATGAACATCGAGTTGGAAAAGGACGCCCAGAACCGCTATCTGTTCGCCAACCTGCAGGGCCTGGTTACCCCGATCCTGTGGGGGCGGCCGGTTGTGGCCTCCGATAGCATGGACGAAGGCGATGGCTCCACCACCGGCGGCGAGTTCCTGACGGGTTCTTTCGCCCAAGGCGCGCGGATCTATGACCGTATGGCGTTCACCATCAAGGTCGGCATGATCAACGACGACTTCATCAAGAACAAGCGTGCCATCTTGGTCGAGGAACGCTTGGGTCTGGCCGTGCGCCGCCCTTACGCGTTCGTGAAGGGCCGCTTCAAGCCTCAAGCTTGA
- a CDS encoding HK97 family phage prohead protease, producing the protein MSKIEVPFELKGMDDAGNFEGYAAVFNNIDLGDDVILPGAFTKVKTTRGGRLKLALFHDLTRLVGSAAFTQDDHGLYLKGKINLAVSYARDAYELMKEETLDSMSIGFNTIKATFEERDGRTVRLISAAELWEASIVPFGMNPEAKVTDVKSDIRLFEAALRERMGLSQKEAAAVASLGYSAVHRDGGTAATAIVDELKEISNLFKNQFGVQP; encoded by the coding sequence ATGTCAAAGATTGAAGTCCCGTTTGAGCTGAAAGGGATGGACGACGCGGGCAACTTCGAAGGCTATGCCGCGGTGTTCAATAACATCGATCTGGGTGACGACGTGATTCTGCCAGGCGCATTCACGAAGGTGAAGACGACTCGCGGGGGGCGCCTGAAGCTGGCGCTGTTCCATGATCTGACCCGACTTGTCGGCTCTGCAGCGTTCACTCAAGACGATCATGGCCTTTACCTCAAAGGCAAGATCAACCTGGCCGTGAGCTATGCGCGCGACGCATACGAGCTCATGAAAGAAGAGACGCTGGACAGTATGTCCATCGGCTTCAACACCATCAAAGCCACGTTCGAAGAGCGCGATGGTCGCACTGTGCGACTGATCAGCGCCGCCGAGCTGTGGGAAGCCTCGATCGTGCCCTTTGGTATGAATCCAGAGGCAAAGGTCACCGACGTGAAGTCGGATATCAGACTTTTTGAAGCAGCCCTGCGCGAACGCATGGGGCTCTCGCAAAAGGAGGCGGCAGCAGTCGCCTCGCTCGGCTATTCCGCCGTACACCGTGATGGTGGGACGGCGGCCACGGCGATCGTGGATGAGCTGAAAGAAATATCCAACCTGTTCAAAAACCAATTTGGAGTTCAGCCATGA
- a CDS encoding phage head closure protein has protein sequence MRAGPMRHHCTMYKPVLTKNKSGGQDVTWSEVGKLWAEITMPTGRIAPVAEQLKVVITAEIRIRPRANAVAGNRIVHTAKGITTTYLIGAALPNNERDMLRLLCSNVPNP, from the coding sequence ATGAGAGCCGGCCCAATGCGTCACCACTGCACGATGTACAAGCCGGTGCTGACCAAGAACAAATCAGGTGGACAAGATGTCACCTGGTCCGAAGTCGGCAAGTTGTGGGCGGAGATCACCATGCCGACAGGTCGCATCGCCCCAGTGGCTGAGCAGCTTAAGGTCGTGATCACTGCCGAAATCCGCATCCGCCCCCGGGCCAATGCTGTCGCCGGCAATCGCATCGTACATACGGCGAAGGGAATCACCACCACTTACCTGATCGGTGCGGCGCTGCCCAACAACGAGCGCGACATGCTTCGATTGCTGTGTTCAAACGTACCCAACCCTTAA
- a CDS encoding antiterminator Q family protein, protein MNTRKPARLPLGDTEYMLEQWGFWRMDGMGVPSYVSPSWAIMRDMVPSTSKSYVITDELASVVDGAVARLCKRAPEMGDFVWLYYAAKWPAKRIGNKYDMSEAKAREIIKTGVGWIDCSLERFIEAA, encoded by the coding sequence ATGAATACCAGAAAACCAGCACGCCTCCCTTTGGGGGATACCGAGTACATGCTTGAGCAATGGGGCTTCTGGCGCATGGATGGCATGGGCGTCCCGAGCTATGTGTCGCCATCCTGGGCGATCATGCGGGACATGGTCCCATCGACCAGCAAGTCCTATGTCATCACGGATGAGTTGGCCAGCGTGGTTGATGGTGCTGTCGCCAGGCTGTGCAAGCGCGCACCTGAGATGGGCGACTTCGTTTGGCTGTACTACGCAGCCAAGTGGCCGGCCAAGCGGATTGGCAACAAGTACGACATGAGCGAGGCCAAGGCCAGGGAGATCATCAAGACGGGCGTCGGCTGGATTGATTGCTCATTGGAGCGATTTATCGAAGCCGCATAA
- a CDS encoding HK97-gp10 family putative phage morphogenesis protein, which yields MAARRSRMSGDFKLRRTLRNIHQSMDNELAPVMRDSAERILSTMKSLIPKDTGAAAAALKVFVSKSGLDAQIGIRGKRDGDRFFYLKFVEYGTKGYTGNKRSGGRSRSTKNKSDGATFYGKYPDIPARPAHPWLRPAKDVNREYVIANIRAAIGRTLSKASKGLSNG from the coding sequence ATGGCTGCCCGCCGCTCCAGGATGTCCGGTGACTTCAAGTTGCGCCGCACCCTGCGGAACATCCACCAATCCATGGATAACGAGTTGGCACCGGTGATGCGCGACAGTGCGGAGCGCATTCTTTCCACGATGAAGAGTCTGATCCCGAAGGACACGGGCGCGGCTGCTGCTGCTCTGAAGGTATTTGTTTCCAAGAGCGGTCTGGATGCCCAGATTGGCATCCGCGGGAAAAGGGATGGCGACCGGTTCTTCTACCTGAAGTTCGTAGAGTACGGAACCAAGGGCTACACGGGAAATAAGCGTTCAGGTGGGCGATCTCGTAGCACTAAGAACAAATCTGACGGAGCCACCTTCTACGGCAAGTACCCGGACATCCCAGCGCGTCCGGCACATCCATGGCTCAGGCCGGCGAAAGACGTCAATCGCGAGTATGTGATCGCAAATATCCGCGCTGCCATTGGCCGGACCTTGAGCAAGGCAAGCAAGGGGCTTTCAAATGGCTGA
- a CDS encoding HNH endonuclease, with the protein MASTSPWHHLYKTKRWYRLRWHQLQVEPTCRLCRAPGTVEAANTVDHVKPHKGDEDLFFDASNLQSLCKPCHDGAKQRQERTGILPGHDVSGIPVDPNHHWNRD; encoded by the coding sequence ATGGCGAGCACATCACCGTGGCACCACCTCTACAAGACCAAGCGATGGTATCGGTTGAGATGGCACCAACTACAGGTCGAGCCTACCTGTCGCTTGTGTCGTGCGCCAGGTACGGTCGAGGCTGCTAACACTGTCGACCACGTCAAACCGCACAAGGGTGACGAGGATTTGTTCTTCGACGCTTCGAATCTGCAAAGCCTCTGCAAGCCCTGTCACGACGGAGCCAAGCAGAGGCAGGAGAGGACCGGCATCCTGCCTGGTCATGACGTGTCTGGCATACCGGTCGACCCGAACCACCACTGGAATCGCGATTGA
- a CDS encoding helix-turn-helix domain-containing protein, whose amino-acid sequence MSIQSMVWALEQQVIKDSTCRHVLLCLANYAGSDGRGAFPSALTLANDTGLSERTVRYKLDALEAAGLIKRGNQSIAAAYIDRHDRRPVVYDLIEKRGAPDAPRSERGANENATGCSSEQNGVQMKTERGAAAAPNTSSIRHLSVNKPKEGAGKSAGSRGKSSKFDPLAAKPTNASDQAWADFCEMRKAKRAPLTLRACELIAKKLANHPEPDAVLDKSTTSSWSDIYPESVLPGAGAKAGNQQSAVLSVPTHTQEMYPNDRF is encoded by the coding sequence ATGAGTATCCAATCCATGGTGTGGGCTCTGGAGCAGCAGGTGATAAAGGATTCCACCTGCCGCCACGTCCTGCTCTGCCTGGCCAATTACGCCGGCAGTGACGGGCGCGGTGCTTTTCCTTCGGCGCTGACCCTTGCCAATGACACCGGCCTATCTGAGCGCACCGTGCGTTACAAGCTGGACGCCCTTGAGGCAGCAGGCCTGATCAAACGCGGGAACCAGTCAATTGCGGCGGCTTACATTGATCGTCACGACCGGCGCCCGGTGGTGTACGACCTCATCGAAAAACGGGGTGCACCAGATGCACCCCGCTCAGAACGGGGTGCAAATGAAAACGCTACGGGGTGCAGCTCAGAACAGAACGGGGTGCAAATGAAGACAGAACGGGGTGCAGCAGCTGCACCCAATACGTCATCTATCCGTCATCTATCCGTTAATAAACCAAAAGAAGGCGCAGGCAAGTCTGCTGGCTCACGAGGGAAGTCGAGCAAGTTCGATCCGTTGGCTGCCAAGCCTACAAATGCATCCGATCAAGCCTGGGCTGACTTCTGTGAAATGCGAAAAGCCAAACGGGCACCGCTGACCCTGCGCGCTTGCGAACTGATCGCCAAGAAGCTGGCCAACCACCCAGAGCCCGACGCCGTACTGGATAAGTCCACCACCAGCAGTTGGTCGGACATATACCCCGAGTCAGTGCTGCCAGGGGCTGGCGCCAAAGCCGGCAATCAACAGAGCGCCGTCCTCAGCGTGCCAACACACACCCAGGAGATGTACCCAAATGACCGTTTCTAA
- a CDS encoding head-tail connector protein, with amino-acid sequence MIDLARVKLHLKVDGDEEDMLITGYLDAAKSHVAMHCDRELVEGTPVGPEQMGFTPDVEQAVLLLVGHWYANREAVVIGTISSAVPLAVDRLLWPRKRF; translated from the coding sequence ATGATCGACCTGGCGCGCGTGAAGCTTCACCTGAAGGTGGACGGCGACGAGGAAGACATGCTTATCACTGGCTACCTAGACGCCGCCAAATCGCACGTTGCCATGCACTGTGACCGGGAGCTGGTCGAAGGAACGCCGGTCGGGCCAGAGCAGATGGGGTTCACCCCTGACGTTGAGCAGGCAGTGCTTCTACTCGTTGGCCACTGGTACGCCAATCGCGAGGCCGTGGTGATCGGCACTATCTCATCGGCTGTTCCTCTGGCCGTTGACCGACTTCTCTGGCCAAGGAAGCGTTTCTGA
- a CDS encoding ATP-binding protein, translating to MTVSKFILEPELAETREKSCGTPGHNAFKQSLVEQFDGSWKLNTCPACRWQALYNTPKDREEHLQAVAQVEADRLNSDLMATGITPRFRKCSLDSYVTGNDKDKQRALSICRKYAEGFGEHLTAGRALMLMGEIGTGKTHLACAILQHVVHTGGYTGLIVTAESITQAVTDSFRNNSGPSKTDLINELASVDLLVIDEVGVHSVRAGKDFTPSLLHEVVDRRYQLIKPTILVSNQKPEDLHSFIGPRAADRLRENGGLLAPFTWNSARSGGLA from the coding sequence ATGACCGTTTCTAAATTCATCCTGGAGCCGGAACTGGCTGAAACTCGCGAGAAGTCGTGCGGTACTCCTGGGCACAACGCGTTCAAGCAGTCGCTGGTGGAGCAGTTCGACGGATCGTGGAAGCTCAACACCTGCCCGGCCTGCCGCTGGCAAGCGCTGTACAACACGCCCAAGGATCGCGAGGAACATTTGCAGGCCGTGGCCCAAGTCGAAGCTGATCGCCTCAACAGCGACCTCATGGCCACCGGCATCACTCCGCGCTTTCGCAAGTGCAGCCTCGACAGCTACGTCACTGGCAACGACAAGGACAAGCAGCGCGCCTTGAGCATCTGCCGCAAGTACGCCGAGGGCTTCGGGGAGCACTTGACCGCCGGCCGCGCCCTGATGCTGATGGGCGAGATCGGTACCGGCAAGACGCACCTGGCCTGCGCGATCCTGCAGCACGTTGTCCACACTGGTGGGTATACCGGGTTGATCGTCACCGCGGAGTCGATCACACAGGCCGTGACCGATAGCTTCCGCAATAACTCGGGGCCATCCAAGACGGATCTGATCAACGAGCTGGCATCTGTCGATCTACTGGTGATCGATGAGGTTGGCGTGCATAGCGTTCGCGCTGGCAAGGACTTCACGCCAAGCCTGTTGCATGAGGTGGTCGACCGCCGCTACCAATTGATCAAGCCGACCATCCTGGTGAGCAATCAGAAACCTGAGGATCTGCACAGCTTCATCGGTCCACGCGCAGCTGACCGGTTGCGTGAAAATGGTGGGCTGCTGGCGCCATTCACCTGGAATTCGGCGCGGTCGGGAGGCTTGGCATGA
- a CDS encoding phage portal protein yields MASRWYNPMSWSFFGFNDPKTGQYIEVNNEIGGKTRSGEVVTPKKAMAIPIVWSCVKILSETVSGLPLKLYDDLPAGRALAKGNSRAARLLAKPNPYMTMLNFIKAIIVNMALRGNAFALIERNDAGEFIGFIPLSADCVEVNTDDDLIYWVTLKGQRFPVSPEFMLHFKIFSADGINGLSPVEFQKEAMGLAKAAQSWSSRFMRKGGFTGGYVIYDNFLTAEQQAQVLEKFPKIRDGDVEDIGKMGLLQGGPKIVPAGMTQKDSQFIESQQFQEEALAGIWGVPLYLANRAGKTSIMGSNLEQQTSGFITFGLSPYIKAIEDEINDKLFGGTTQFVEFVVEGILRADSAGRATYYGSALGGSGGSGWMTINEVRRKENLPPLVGEEYDRVTRWEMQTNVKD; encoded by the coding sequence ATGGCTTCTCGCTGGTACAACCCGATGAGCTGGAGTTTCTTCGGCTTCAACGATCCCAAAACAGGCCAGTACATCGAGGTCAATAACGAGATCGGCGGCAAGACGCGCTCGGGTGAAGTTGTTACACCCAAGAAGGCAATGGCGATTCCCATTGTCTGGTCCTGCGTAAAGATACTGAGTGAGACTGTATCTGGGCTTCCCTTGAAGCTTTACGACGATCTCCCGGCAGGTCGAGCACTTGCCAAAGGTAACAGCCGTGCGGCGCGCTTACTGGCCAAGCCAAACCCGTACATGACGATGCTCAATTTCATCAAAGCGATCATCGTCAACATGGCGTTACGCGGGAATGCTTTCGCGCTGATCGAGCGTAACGACGCAGGGGAGTTCATCGGTTTTATCCCTCTGAGCGCTGACTGTGTCGAGGTGAACACAGACGATGACCTGATTTACTGGGTGACCTTGAAAGGTCAGCGATTCCCGGTATCTCCCGAGTTCATGTTGCACTTCAAAATATTCAGCGCCGACGGAATCAACGGTTTGTCTCCGGTCGAGTTTCAGAAGGAAGCGATGGGCCTGGCCAAGGCGGCTCAGAGTTGGTCCTCGCGGTTCATGCGTAAAGGCGGGTTCACCGGCGGGTATGTCATCTATGACAACTTCTTAACTGCGGAGCAGCAGGCGCAGGTGCTCGAAAAATTCCCGAAGATCCGCGACGGTGACGTTGAGGACATCGGGAAGATGGGACTGCTTCAGGGTGGCCCGAAGATTGTCCCTGCCGGCATGACGCAGAAAGACAGCCAGTTCATTGAATCCCAGCAGTTCCAGGAAGAAGCCCTCGCGGGTATCTGGGGCGTGCCGCTGTACCTGGCCAACCGCGCCGGAAAGACCTCGATCATGGGTTCCAACCTGGAGCAGCAAACCAGCGGCTTCATCACCTTCGGCCTCAGTCCCTACATCAAGGCGATCGAGGACGAGATCAACGACAAGCTCTTTGGCGGTACGACTCAGTTCGTCGAGTTTGTGGTGGAAGGCATTCTGCGCGCCGACAGCGCTGGTCGCGCCACCTACTACGGCAGCGCCTTGGGCGGTTCAGGTGGCTCTGGCTGGATGACCATCAACGAAGTTCGACGCAAAGAAAACCTTCCTCCTCTGGTTGGCGAAGAATACGACCGGGTCACCCGGTGGGAGATGCAAACAAATGTCAAAGATTGA
- a CDS encoding replicative DNA helicase yields the protein MMDFPEIDDSSSSYQQVPDSALYSHEAEYALIGSMIQQSDLIDEAGGKLSIADFHHPACAELFEVVLGLRSRGRAVDVVTICEARPFLADGQSSVAVVGLLVQNTPSAANFDEYARVVKQRSVARRVIAAARIMSQRLIDGEPLDEVMSQGQQAWVSLEAEGLDSRRRYRFIKDILPEAIDGVDRRFNRTASLGFDTGLPSLDEFIPGICPGHVVVVAGTPGSGKTTLGLGIAERVALVKNEPALVFSLEMTDVELTNRSLASVGSVQLKHISEGHSMTDADWPGLTSAVNKLMDAPLIICDDSSLTLRDIRQICRTVKREHGLAFVALDYIGLVNGENKSSSRYETVTEISKGLKRLAKELAVPIVVLAQLNRGPSSRPNKRPTKSDLRDSGQIEADADVVILVHRDGESDAGKAGVTELIVDKNRHGPTGSCRVQHQGAYHRFVELIGNSYPSEEEVEMGRPLSNKYKGRRNDEKF from the coding sequence ATGATGGATTTCCCTGAAATTGACGACTCTTCATCGTCCTACCAGCAGGTTCCCGACTCGGCGCTATACAGCCATGAGGCTGAATACGCCCTGATCGGCAGCATGATCCAGCAATCTGACTTGATCGATGAGGCCGGGGGGAAGCTGTCCATTGCGGATTTCCACCATCCCGCCTGCGCCGAGTTGTTCGAAGTGGTGCTGGGGCTGCGCTCCAGAGGTCGCGCGGTGGACGTTGTGACCATCTGCGAGGCTCGCCCCTTCCTTGCTGACGGGCAAAGCTCAGTGGCCGTTGTGGGGCTGCTGGTGCAGAACACACCGAGCGCCGCGAACTTTGACGAATACGCCCGGGTCGTCAAGCAGCGCTCTGTCGCCCGCCGGGTTATCGCTGCTGCGAGAATCATGAGTCAGCGCCTGATCGACGGCGAACCGCTTGACGAGGTGATGAGCCAGGGCCAGCAGGCTTGGGTGTCGCTTGAGGCGGAAGGGCTCGACTCGCGCCGCCGGTACCGGTTCATCAAGGACATTCTGCCCGAGGCAATCGATGGCGTTGACCGCCGGTTCAATCGGACCGCAAGCCTTGGATTTGATACGGGCCTGCCGTCGTTGGACGAATTCATCCCAGGCATCTGTCCTGGTCACGTCGTGGTGGTGGCGGGAACGCCCGGCAGCGGCAAGACCACGTTGGGCCTTGGCATTGCCGAACGTGTCGCCCTGGTCAAGAACGAGCCGGCGCTGGTTTTCTCGCTGGAAATGACGGATGTGGAGCTGACCAACAGGTCGCTGGCCTCGGTCGGCAGCGTCCAACTCAAACACATCAGCGAAGGTCACTCGATGACCGACGCTGATTGGCCGGGCCTAACCTCGGCAGTGAACAAGCTGATGGATGCCCCGCTGATCATATGCGATGACTCATCGCTGACGCTTCGGGACATTCGGCAGATCTGCCGGACAGTGAAGCGCGAGCACGGCCTTGCATTCGTCGCCCTGGATTACATCGGACTGGTCAACGGCGAAAACAAGTCGTCGAGCCGATACGAAACGGTCACCGAGATCAGTAAAGGCCTGAAGCGCCTGGCGAAGGAGCTGGCGGTGCCCATCGTGGTGCTTGCCCAGCTCAACCGCGGACCTAGCAGCCGGCCCAATAAGCGCCCCACCAAAAGTGACCTGCGTGACTCAGGGCAGATCGAGGCCGACGCCGACGTGGTGATCCTGGTGCATCGCGATGGTGAATCCGACGCTGGGAAGGCCGGCGTCACAGAGCTGATCGTCGACAAAAACCGCCACGGGCCCACGGGCTCCTGTCGCGTTCAGCACCAGGGTGCCTACCACCGGTTTGTCGAGCTTATTGGCAACTCATATCCGTCGGAAGAGGAGGTCGAGATGGGGCGGCCTCTCTCCAACAAGTACAAGGGGAGGAGGAACGATGAAAAGTTCTGA